CCCGGTGAGACATTTACAATTGAACATTGTGTTGTACAACCCCAGACGATTTATGCTGGGAGCAACAACAACCGGACAATCGTAGCTAATGCGGTTGTTTTTTTGTACGCCGGAGTTAGCGCGCCATTACCAACGATTACTAAACAGAACGCAGGCTCTAAGCTGTTATTTGAAGGTAACGAGTACACCGTAAAAACTATTATTGATAACCGCGACCCGTACAGCGATGCACGTTATTCGTACGAATTAGAGGTGCTGTGATGGTTCTGAAAGTAAACGTAGACCTTGATAGGTTTATGAGTCAAACGAGCCCAAGCAACATTAAACGGGCACAGTATGCATTGGTTAATCAGGCTTTATCTGATATGGAACAATTTGTGCCTAAGAGTCAGGGTTATTTACGTGATTCAGGACACACTACAGCGGATGGTGACCAGATTACTTATACGATGCCATACGCTAAGCCACAATTTCGTGGAATTACGAATGGTCATCCGATTACT
This region of Lactobacillus sp. CBA3605 genomic DNA includes:
- a CDS encoding minor capsid protein; the protein is MVLKVNVDLDRFMSQTSPSNIKRAQYALVNQALSDMEQFVPKSQGYLRDSGHTTADGDQITYTMPYAKPQFRGITNGHPITNYSTPGTGKRWDLKAKSLFMSSWVKAFTEGMK
- a CDS encoding putative minor capsid protein produces the protein MMKPPKRMCQQTVTLTLTDLSETDDWGNPLPGETFTIEHCVVQPQTIYAGSNNNRTIVANAVVFLYAGVSAPLPTITKQNAGSKLLFEGNEYTVKTIIDNRDPYSDARYSYELEVL